One window of Corynebacterium doosanense CAU 212 = DSM 45436 genomic DNA carries:
- a CDS encoding DUF1707 SHOCT-like domain-containing protein, whose amino-acid sequence MSDGPIFNADRKHAMRHVDQALTDGRIDIEDYDELTRAIADADSRSTLDAIIERSQTLSTTGVSAAVPATTTAEHPSVWFSNIRREGRWTVTDGSTFTAYGGEVLLDLREATATAPSLTLTANAYGGNVCIIVSPGVEVVSQINTVMGETKDKSAPALPGAARVTLTGTCVLGTVKIISLEQGQRVPFGFLSL is encoded by the coding sequence ATGAGCGACGGACCGATCTTCAACGCCGACCGCAAACACGCCATGCGCCACGTTGACCAGGCGTTGACGGACGGTCGCATCGACATCGAGGACTACGACGAACTCACCCGCGCGATCGCCGACGCGGACAGCAGGAGCACGCTCGACGCCATCATCGAGCGGTCACAGACGCTGTCCACCACCGGGGTGTCCGCGGCGGTCCCGGCCACGACCACCGCGGAGCATCCGTCCGTCTGGTTCAGCAACATCCGCCGCGAGGGCCGCTGGACCGTCACCGACGGTTCGACCTTCACGGCATACGGCGGGGAGGTCCTCCTCGATCTGCGCGAGGCGACCGCGACCGCCCCCTCCCTGACGCTCACTGCCAACGCGTACGGGGGCAACGTCTGCATCATCGTCTCCCCCGGGGTCGAGGTGGTCAGCCAGATCAACACGGTCATGGGTGAGACGAAGGACAAGTCCGCCCCCGCGCTCCCCGGCGCCGCGCGGGTGACACTCACCGGTACCTGTGTCCTGGGCACCGTGAAGATCATCTCCCTCGAGCAGGGCCAGCGCGTGCCCTTCGGCTTCCTCAGCCTCTAA
- a CDS encoding alpha/beta fold hydrolase — MRPHLPLQRIREAPGEIGNYAQRALALGRKNHLSRSRTRHLAQARKGFSTSRGSVIAWYEYGPVDAETTVVFVHGFTLASESFYLQVEYMMAEWPDVRLLLVDLRGHGRSEHVPIEACTIDSAADDVLAVIDERAMTGRLVLLGHSLGGPVSLAVVRRMREDVIDRLAGLVEVSTTVEPMAGAGLATILDTRFVTGMATLFSRHPDRARPLRQSVNGLLAPILSMAFFMRETDKDLIDFHAALIAETPTETLIGFLDDLQYHEEVGAASRLAGVPGFVIVGEKDYVIPSAQSEKLLELWPDAKFQVAQNAGHMLPLEVPGIINSALDRLLKTLG, encoded by the coding sequence ATGAGACCGCACCTGCCGCTACAGAGAATTCGCGAGGCCCCCGGCGAGATCGGCAACTACGCGCAGCGCGCGCTCGCCCTCGGGCGGAAGAATCACCTGTCGCGCAGCCGCACCCGTCACCTGGCGCAGGCCCGAAAAGGCTTCTCGACGTCGCGTGGCAGCGTCATCGCCTGGTACGAGTACGGCCCCGTCGACGCCGAGACCACCGTCGTGTTTGTCCACGGCTTCACCCTGGCATCCGAGTCCTTCTACCTGCAGGTGGAATACATGATGGCCGAGTGGCCGGACGTGCGCCTGCTGCTGGTGGACCTGCGGGGTCACGGACGCAGCGAGCACGTGCCCATCGAGGCCTGCACCATCGATTCCGCGGCCGACGACGTGCTCGCGGTCATCGATGAACGGGCCATGACCGGGCGGTTGGTCCTGCTCGGGCATTCGCTGGGCGGACCGGTCTCACTCGCGGTGGTGCGCCGGATGCGCGAGGACGTCATCGACCGCCTCGCCGGGCTCGTCGAGGTCTCCACCACCGTGGAGCCCATGGCCGGGGCGGGCCTGGCGACAATCCTGGACACCAGGTTTGTCACCGGCATGGCCACGTTGTTCTCCCGCCACCCCGACCGGGCGCGGCCCCTGCGCCAGAGTGTCAACGGCCTACTCGCCCCGATTCTCTCCATGGCGTTTTTCATGCGGGAGACCGACAAGGATCTCATCGACTTCCACGCGGCCCTCATCGCGGAGACCCCCACCGAGACCCTCATCGGGTTCCTCGATGACCTGCAGTATCACGAGGAGGTCGGCGCGGCCTCCCGGCTCGCGGGCGTCCCCGGGTTCGTCATCGTGGGGGAGAAGGACTACGTCATTCCCTCCGCGCAGTCGGAGAAGCTGCTGGAGCTGTGGCCCGACGCGAAGTTCCAGGTGGCGCAGAATGCCGGGCACATGCTGCCGCTGGAGGTGCCGGGCATCATCAACTCCGCGCTGGACCGGTTGCTGAAGACCCTGGGTTAG
- a CDS encoding acyl carrier protein yields MQLSNSLSDQLAARLAQTEEPVTDASTLARIAALIEKISGTDAQTVEAHHTPEDLGLGSLDRIELMVRVEDTFGVRIDEHVAADLATVGKLSEYIDQQVTDAE; encoded by the coding sequence ATGCAGTTGTCTAATTCGCTCTCCGACCAGCTCGCGGCCCGGCTCGCCCAGACCGAGGAGCCCGTCACCGATGCGTCGACCCTCGCGCGCATCGCGGCTCTGATCGAGAAGATCTCGGGCACGGACGCCCAGACCGTCGAAGCGCACCACACCCCCGAGGATCTCGGGCTGGGGTCACTCGACCGCATCGAACTGATGGTGCGCGTCGAGGACACCTTCGGTGTGCGTATCGACGAACACGTGGCCGCCGACCTGGCCACCGTCGGAAAGCTCAGCGAGTACATCGATCAGCAGGTCACTGACGCCGAATAG
- a CDS encoding excalibur calcium-binding domain-containing protein, which yields MKKTLIALVAVSCVSLSSTATATAVAEPAPQIGFSSVASETGQAEVSDTVPKLAEPTGQDTSGESDEDGSSDASIITAVAVIGTLALVAAAVGGAAWAIYERIIPNPLPGIIPTKWVPEPFQPAPAPAPAPAPAPAPAPAPAPAPAPAPAPVQARTNAPYYANCTDVWNRLGRSIYRDDAGYRDALDRDGDGVGCESRPR from the coding sequence GTGAAGAAAACACTCATCGCGCTCGTCGCCGTCAGCTGCGTCAGCCTCTCCTCCACTGCCACTGCCACCGCCGTCGCCGAGCCCGCGCCCCAGATCGGGTTCAGCTCCGTCGCTTCCGAAACCGGACAGGCAGAAGTGTCCGACACCGTCCCCAAGCTGGCCGAACCCACCGGGCAAGACACATCCGGCGAGAGTGACGAGGACGGATCCTCCGACGCCTCGATCATCACTGCGGTCGCCGTGATCGGCACCCTGGCGCTGGTCGCCGCGGCCGTCGGAGGTGCGGCATGGGCCATCTACGAGCGCATCATCCCCAACCCGCTGCCGGGTATCATCCCCACCAAGTGGGTCCCCGAGCCCTTCCAGCCCGCCCCTGCCCCTGCTCCGGCTCCCGCTCCGGCACCGGCGCCCGCACCCGCCCCCGCTCCGGCACCCGCGCCCGCTCCCGCACCCGTGCAGGCCCGCACCAACGCCCCCTACTACGCCAACTGCACCGACGTGTGGAACCGCCTCGGACGCAGCATCTACCGGGACGACGCAGGCTACCGCGATGCCCTCGACCGCGACGGCGACGGCGTCGGCTGCGAGAGCCGCCCCCGCTAG
- a CDS encoding alpha/beta hydrolase family esterase has protein sequence MKLRLRSALTATCAALACATMSVPVASAQLSSQSSLPSLSSSQATESGEAATTGTLGNADIRTLPSGRTFLVVKPQNYDPAQTYPVILAFGGWNVTPERMMRDTRIDGAAPDAVVIYPAGIDNAWAGAPYAATSINQDVAFIRTIIDDAASHYSGNADEVYAVGHSNGGGMAAALACHAPELVDGIATVSGAFYDPTVQGCKSAAVPALLIHDTADGVISYEGGVRHDAPYQGVEKVFASFGTRNTCDMSTLTERVEGPATVVTPAGCLAPTQLLRISGYGHGWPAVPPASATVATFFNSL, from the coding sequence ATGAAACTCCGCCTGCGGTCCGCGCTGACCGCGACGTGCGCGGCCCTCGCCTGCGCAACCATGTCTGTGCCGGTGGCTTCGGCCCAGCTGTCGTCCCAGTCGTCCCTGCCCTCGCTGTCCTCCAGCCAGGCCACTGAGTCCGGCGAGGCGGCGACCACCGGCACCTTGGGCAACGCGGATATCCGCACGCTGCCCAGCGGTCGCACATTCCTCGTGGTCAAGCCCCAGAACTACGACCCCGCGCAGACGTACCCCGTCATCCTCGCTTTCGGCGGATGGAACGTCACCCCCGAGCGCATGATGCGCGACACCAGGATCGACGGCGCAGCACCGGACGCGGTGGTCATCTACCCCGCGGGCATCGACAACGCCTGGGCTGGCGCCCCCTACGCCGCCACCTCGATCAACCAGGATGTGGCGTTCATCCGCACAATTATCGACGACGCTGCCAGCCACTACTCCGGCAACGCGGACGAGGTCTACGCGGTCGGCCACTCCAACGGTGGCGGCATGGCGGCCGCCCTCGCCTGCCACGCACCGGAGCTCGTCGACGGCATCGCCACCGTGTCGGGCGCGTTCTATGACCCGACCGTCCAGGGCTGTAAGTCGGCTGCGGTCCCGGCCCTGCTCATTCACGACACCGCCGACGGCGTCATCTCCTATGAGGGCGGGGTGCGCCACGACGCGCCGTACCAGGGTGTGGAGAAGGTCTTCGCCTCCTTCGGTACCCGGAACACCTGCGACATGTCCACGCTGACGGAGCGGGTAGAGGGCCCGGCCACCGTCGTGACCCCCGCGGGGTGCCTGGCCCCGACCCAGCTGCTGCGGATCAGCGGCTACGGCCACGGCTGGCCGGCAGTCCCGCCGGCAAGCGCCACCGTCGCCACGTTCTTTAACTCTCTGTAG
- a CDS encoding trimeric intracellular cation channel family protein, with amino-acid sequence MNVEGVDPQILLMYRVSDVSGVLLMGVIGGTIARQRGFDIVGFLFIALFSALGGGMIRDVLINQGTVAAMATPEYLLLAFMGSLIARFVYFKGRAWEQVQVHGDAIVSGLWAATGCVKALSFGLPFLSCVMMGVFTAVGGGMIRDVVTGRIPGVFGNNTPTVIPAVAVTLVVLGCNAFDLLAYGMVLGPLLGIALTLYGYWAGWRIDTDSEWAPVNRAVSKAERESRKVAREIEPRRVRAWRHRQMEKALERRQRKNPVLDDQSPEEMMDALTSEFEQVQEEESSGFGMDLGGGSYDYYDADAAETTGDGRTTDEILNKVLADDDLMDELLDRLERKGRGATES; translated from the coding sequence ATGAACGTCGAAGGTGTCGATCCGCAGATTCTCCTGATGTACCGCGTATCGGATGTCAGTGGCGTCCTGCTCATGGGGGTCATCGGCGGGACCATCGCCCGCCAGCGGGGATTCGACATCGTCGGATTCCTCTTCATCGCGCTGTTCTCCGCCCTCGGCGGAGGCATGATCCGCGACGTGCTCATCAACCAGGGCACCGTCGCGGCGATGGCCACCCCGGAATACCTGCTGCTCGCCTTCATGGGCTCACTCATCGCGCGGTTCGTGTATTTCAAGGGCCGGGCCTGGGAGCAGGTCCAGGTGCACGGGGACGCTATCGTCTCCGGGCTGTGGGCCGCGACGGGATGTGTGAAGGCCCTGTCCTTCGGGCTGCCGTTTCTCTCCTGCGTGATGATGGGCGTGTTCACCGCCGTCGGCGGAGGCATGATCCGCGACGTGGTCACCGGCCGCATCCCAGGTGTGTTCGGCAACAACACCCCCACGGTGATCCCCGCCGTGGCGGTGACCCTGGTTGTCCTCGGGTGCAACGCCTTCGATCTGCTCGCCTACGGCATGGTGCTCGGGCCGTTGCTGGGCATCGCGCTGACGCTCTACGGCTACTGGGCCGGCTGGCGCATCGACACCGACTCCGAGTGGGCGCCGGTCAACCGGGCTGTCTCCAAGGCGGAGCGGGAATCACGCAAGGTGGCCCGCGAGATTGAGCCGCGGCGGGTTCGCGCCTGGCGTCACCGGCAGATGGAGAAGGCGCTGGAGCGCCGCCAGCGCAAGAACCCGGTGCTCGACGATCAGTCACCGGAGGAGATGATGGACGCGCTGACCTCCGAGTTTGAGCAGGTGCAGGAGGAGGAGTCGTCGGGCTTCGGCATGGACCTCGGCGGCGGTTCCTACGACTACTACGACGCCGACGCCGCCGAGACCACCGGCGACGGCCGAACGACGGACGAGATCCTCAACAAGGTGCTCGCCGACGACGATCTCATGGACGAGCTGCTCGACCGTCTCGAGCGCAAGGGCCGGGGAGCTACAGAGAGTTAA
- a CDS encoding DUF6308 family protein, which yields MKLIDDHEKAVELLTAYTGRLEARFDRLVEDPSTDRFTADDLMAAYLHGGRGFTRQVVADLLYSDTYAELLAEVGDDTHLFKAKKKQVTAALELFEALQELPGVGPATAAKLVARKRPKLFPVGVAGADEVWELREALAADADQVSAMKKARKDAGMPKSVTPLRVVEILNART from the coding sequence ATGAAACTTATCGACGACCACGAGAAAGCTGTCGAGCTCCTCACCGCCTACACGGGCCGGCTGGAGGCGCGCTTCGACCGCCTGGTGGAGGATCCGTCCACCGACCGGTTCACCGCGGACGACCTCATGGCCGCCTACCTGCACGGCGGTCGCGGATTCACCCGCCAGGTGGTGGCGGACCTGTTGTACTCGGACACCTACGCCGAGCTCCTGGCCGAGGTGGGTGACGACACCCACCTGTTCAAGGCCAAGAAGAAGCAGGTCACCGCAGCACTGGAGCTTTTCGAGGCCCTGCAGGAACTGCCCGGGGTGGGCCCGGCCACGGCGGCGAAGCTCGTTGCCAGGAAACGCCCGAAACTCTTCCCCGTTGGGGTCGCCGGCGCCGATGAGGTATGGGAGCTCCGGGAGGCCCTGGCGGCCGACGCCGACCAGGTGTCCGCGATGAAGAAGGCCCGCAAGGACGCGGGTATGCCCAAGTCGGTGACGCCGCTGCGGGTCGTCGAGATACTCAACGCCCGGACCTGA
- a CDS encoding NAD(P)H-binding protein, giving the protein MSTVIIIGGHGKVALRTAPLLIDAGHTVRSIIRKEEQAADIRDTGAEPVVADIASLSEDELVDLFRGAGAVIWAAGAGGGDADATWAIDRDAAIRTMDAAEKAQVNRYVMVSYFNSRLVDGRVPGVSKDEGMYPYYNAKSQADEHLKNSRLDYTIVGPSALNLDEPSGMITVDNSGESADLDVPETSRGNVAQVIAAALDEPEAVRKTIFFHDGDAPIAQAVKTGH; this is encoded by the coding sequence ATGTCCACAGTGATCATCATCGGCGGCCACGGCAAGGTCGCGCTCCGTACCGCTCCGCTGCTTATCGACGCCGGGCACACCGTTCGCTCCATCATCCGCAAGGAGGAGCAGGCCGCCGACATCCGCGACACGGGTGCCGAGCCCGTCGTGGCCGACATCGCCTCCCTTAGCGAGGATGAGCTCGTCGACCTGTTCCGCGGCGCCGGCGCCGTGATCTGGGCGGCCGGTGCGGGCGGCGGCGACGCCGACGCTACCTGGGCCATTGACCGCGATGCCGCGATCCGCACCATGGATGCCGCGGAGAAGGCGCAGGTCAACCGTTACGTCATGGTCTCCTACTTCAACTCCCGGCTTGTCGACGGCCGTGTGCCCGGCGTCAGTAAGGACGAGGGCATGTACCCCTACTACAACGCGAAGTCCCAGGCGGACGAGCACCTGAAGAACTCCCGCCTCGACTACACCATCGTCGGCCCGTCGGCCCTCAACCTCGACGAGCCCTCCGGCATGATCACCGTGGACAACTCCGGTGAGAGCGCCGACCTCGACGTCCCGGAGACCTCCCGCGGCAACGTCGCCCAGGTCATCGCGGCCGCTCTCGACGAGCCCGAGGCCGTGCGCAAGACCATCTTCTTCCACGACGGCGACGCGCCGATTGCCCAGGCAGTGAAGACGGGCCATTAA